A genomic segment from Saprospiraceae bacterium encodes:
- a CDS encoding transposase family protein, with amino-acid sequence MLTNIPIPKNDREWMAILGLDNELFIKLCLRCNEVYTELKDCTYSDMLVLNPNGANARFKKLDDLIFAVLLMLKSGITFDLLGYLFQIDQPNAHRKFRDGLNIIHTTLDIDGYTPHRDFEEVEHFHHQFRKGETLILDGTEQRIQRPSGSDIQKEFYSGKKKGHTVKSLIISTLDKYVHFVSYCWVGRAHDFTVLKEEFPPEESWFDPFEVRIDLGYQGFEKEYPNVKVFIPAKKPKGSELSIEQKSNNKILARERIKIEHAIGGMKRYDILSNTCRLHDWEVYNQVLGTTAGLWNYFITN; translated from the coding sequence ATGCTGACAAACATACCTATCCCAAAAAACGACCGAGAATGGATGGCAATACTTGGCCTTGATAATGAGCTTTTTATCAAATTGTGCTTGCGTTGCAATGAAGTATACACGGAGTTAAAAGATTGTACTTATTCAGATATGTTAGTATTGAACCCCAATGGTGCAAATGCCAGGTTCAAAAAGCTTGACGATTTGATTTTCGCTGTATTGCTAATGCTGAAATCTGGAATCACTTTCGATTTATTAGGTTACTTATTTCAAATTGACCAGCCTAATGCTCATCGAAAATTTCGTGATGGATTAAATATTATTCATACAACTCTAGACATAGATGGTTACACTCCACATCGTGATTTCGAAGAAGTTGAACATTTTCATCATCAATTTAGAAAAGGAGAAACATTAATTTTAGATGGAACCGAACAACGTATTCAACGGCCGTCAGGTTCTGATATTCAGAAAGAGTTTTACAGTGGAAAGAAAAAAGGGCACACCGTAAAATCATTGATTATCAGTACATTGGATAAATATGTTCATTTTGTGAGTTATTGTTGGGTGGGCAGGGCCCATGATTTTACCGTCTTAAAGGAAGAGTTCCCACCTGAAGAATCTTGGTTTGATCCATTTGAGGTTCGAATTGATTTAGGTTATCAAGGATTTGAGAAAGAGTACCCAAACGTAAAAGTTTTTATTCCTGCCAAAAAACCAAAAGGTAGCGAATTATCAATTGAGCAAAAGAGTAATAATAAAATATTGGCAAGAGAACGTATTAAAATTGAACACGCAATCGGGGGAATGAAACGATACGATATTTTATCAAACACTTGTCGATTACATGATTGGGAAGTATATAATCAGGTTTTAGGTACAACTGCTGGCCTTTGGAACTATTTTATAACAAATTGA